The Neoarius graeffei isolate fNeoGra1 chromosome 10, fNeoGra1.pri, whole genome shotgun sequence genome has a segment encoding these proteins:
- the tmem81 gene encoding transmembrane protein 81, which yields MRRFTLFLILLHSCSQHEASRGVDLEDLASNDTWVIAYSSSCSTTCGLGIRTQRLCPLGVDDEANSPACRVRQVRCLDNWQCGLQTQTATIGQYLEMDCLEEVMEAMGPFAFVVSWRFARGIITTNDRFFVRRDVPGLDRVILNPVKEEDAGTYRCDVLDTSYRRVKRMYKGLKVLSAQVLSLNFAKGLSEWEKPGEINETLLTAKLYPSSTVRNVVLVSLSISITVAGIVLLGLFAFSYWKRSTKKDPISHEC from the coding sequence ATGCGCCGCTTTACCCTCTTTTTGATTCTGCTGCATTCCTGCAGCCAGCATGAGGCTTCTAGAGGTGTTGATCTAGAAGATCTGGCTTCCAATGACACATGGGTAATCGCCTACAGTTCAAGCTGTAGCACCACCTGCGGACTGGGCATCCGTACCCAGAGGCTCTGCCCTTTGGGGGTTGATGATGAAGCTAACTCCCCGGCATGCAGGGTTCGTCAGGTCCGGTGTTTGGACAACTGGCAGTGTGGGCTACAGACTCAAACAGCCACCATAGGACAATATCTGGAGATGGACTGTCTTGAGGAAGTCATGGAAGCCATGGGTCCCTTCGCCTTTGTGGTGTCGTGGCGCTTTGCACGAGGGATCATCACCACTAATGACCGCTTCTTCGTACGGCGTGATGTCCCAGGGCTGGACAGGGTCATCCTGAATCCGGTGAAAGAGGAGGACGCTGGAACGTATCGTTGTGATGTGCTGGACACATCTTACCGCAGGGTGAAGAGGATGTATAAAGGACTGAAGGTTTTATCTGCGCAGGTTCTGAGCCTGAACTTCGCTAAGGGCTTGAGTGAGTGGGAGAAACCCGGAGAGATTAATGAAACTCTCCTCACTGCGAAACTGTATCCAAGCAGCACCGTGCGAAATGTCGTGCTGGTCAGTTTGTCCATATCCATCACTGTGGCTGGGATTGTCTTGCTTggtctgtttgctttttcttactGGAAAAGGTCAACAAAGAAGGACCCAATTTCCCATGAGTGTTAA